The Tumebacillus amylolyticus genome contains a region encoding:
- a CDS encoding helix-turn-helix domain-containing protein has translation METFGQRLRQLRMKKGLTQMQLAEGIITPSMCSQMESDKARPSWHVLEKIAQKLEVSPDELIGNSQLNMAVTSEYRLVKGLLSAGEYSSALPLLEKVMRANNGKFDPFELRYDYAKCQLELHHFREAEETFQQLLEHANSNSGSAILAVRVLYQLGQIELKRKRLQLAEHYIALALSKLESTGVKDVNLQCSLLLTLGEVQKQVGQMKKAFVTYQLALPILTEREDIQGLGNLYIKLAQTAHNADDFQQAAEYSQRAQWCFETLNSQGEKLAIEVRLAVLQGEMGDRDKAIIDLERIVEEYRQVRREEEMGIAVIELAKLYYAGGNLDLAEGACQTGRTLLPTVHSYQAWGARVQAGIAQARSQHVVAIKYMKQAAECFKLTECQTEFEETMQELSHLYESTNDCHSALRVMHEMWSFNRQARENRGIVL, from the coding sequence ATGGAAACATTCGGTCAACGTCTTCGCCAACTGCGAATGAAAAAAGGCCTGACTCAAATGCAACTCGCAGAAGGCATCATCACACCTTCCATGTGTTCGCAAATGGAATCTGACAAAGCGAGACCTTCTTGGCATGTCTTGGAGAAGATCGCACAGAAATTAGAGGTCTCGCCGGACGAACTCATCGGCAACTCTCAACTAAACATGGCCGTGACCAGCGAGTACCGGCTTGTGAAAGGGCTGCTCTCTGCCGGTGAGTATTCAAGTGCTCTGCCATTGTTGGAAAAAGTCATGAGAGCCAACAATGGGAAGTTCGACCCGTTTGAGCTCCGATACGACTATGCGAAATGTCAGTTGGAGCTACACCATTTTCGAGAGGCAGAGGAGACCTTCCAGCAATTGTTGGAGCACGCAAACTCAAACAGTGGGAGTGCGATCCTTGCGGTTCGAGTTCTGTATCAACTGGGTCAAATCGAATTGAAACGGAAACGACTTCAACTCGCGGAGCATTACATCGCTCTTGCTCTTTCAAAGCTAGAATCGACCGGGGTGAAAGATGTGAATTTGCAATGCTCCCTACTGCTGACATTGGGCGAGGTTCAAAAGCAGGTAGGGCAGATGAAAAAAGCGTTTGTCACCTACCAATTGGCGTTGCCGATCCTAACAGAACGTGAAGATATCCAAGGGCTGGGCAATCTCTATATCAAATTGGCTCAGACCGCACACAACGCCGACGATTTCCAGCAAGCCGCCGAGTATTCCCAACGGGCTCAATGGTGCTTTGAAACGTTGAACAGCCAAGGTGAGAAGTTGGCGATTGAAGTTCGCCTTGCAGTTCTCCAAGGGGAGATGGGAGATCGAGACAAAGCGATAATCGACCTAGAGCGGATCGTGGAGGAGTACAGACAGGTACGTCGTGAGGAGGAAATGGGAATCGCGGTGATTGAACTCGCGAAACTCTACTATGCCGGTGGGAATCTTGATCTGGCAGAGGGTGCCTGTCAGACGGGTCGTACACTTCTGCCGACTGTTCATTCGTATCAAGCATGGGGAGCCAGGGTGCAAGCGGGGATTGCGCAGGCAAGAAGTCAGCACGTGGTCGCGATTAAATATATGAAACAAGCGGCTGAGTGCTTCAAACTCACTGAGTGTCAGACGGAGTTCGAAGAAACGATGCAAGAGCTCTCCCATTTGTATGAGTCTACCAACGACTGCCATAGCGCATTGCGAGTGATGCACGAAATGTGGTCATTCAATCGACAAGCCAGAGAGAACAGGGGAATCGTGCTGTGA
- a CDS encoding FDLD family class I lanthipeptide, translated as MFDLDVQVQQSLSHDGQAYTLSCVCTMVGCYQDGK; from the coding sequence ATGTTTGATCTCGACGTTCAAGTACAACAATCTTTGTCGCATGATGGTCAAGCGTACACGTTGTCGTGTGTTTGCACGATGGTCGGCTGCTATCAAGACGGAAAGTAG
- a CDS encoding FDLD family class I lanthipeptide translates to MENIFDLDVQVNSTESAASAGVVPLWTGELCFSLSSCRPADM, encoded by the coding sequence ATGGAAAACATCTTTGACCTCGATGTTCAAGTAAACTCAACCGAAAGCGCAGCTAGTGCAGGTGTGGTTCCCCTTTGGACGGGAGAGCTGTGCTTCTCGCTCTCCTCTTGCCGACCTGCAGATATGTAG
- a CDS encoding GNAT family N-acetyltransferase encodes MEIRKPNRTELEEIMKLSPQSLFEGTMGRFQPSDEKAMQLVEPLLEKGCYYLVATTESNSLTGWVLVGSSKDQMTDDVIGYIYELYVIQEFRGKGISRQLLKSAIENLKREGYLEIRLNVFAENHAIQLYEKMGFSVRALSMSLPL; translated from the coding sequence ATGGAAATCAGAAAACCAAACAGGACAGAACTTGAAGAAATAATGAAGCTTTCACCGCAATCTCTGTTTGAAGGGACAATGGGTAGATTTCAACCGTCAGATGAAAAAGCCATGCAACTTGTGGAACCGCTTTTAGAGAAGGGTTGTTATTATTTAGTAGCAACAACGGAATCAAACAGTTTAACGGGGTGGGTACTGGTTGGGTCCAGTAAGGATCAAATGACTGATGATGTGATTGGGTATATATATGAATTGTATGTAATACAAGAATTCAGGGGGAAAGGAATCTCAAGGCAGTTACTGAAAAGTGCCATTGAGAACCTCAAACGTGAGGGATACCTCGAAATTCGTCTGAATGTTTTTGCAGAAAACCATGCGATTCAACTCTACGAAAAAATGGGGTTTTCTGTGAGGGCGTTGAGTATGAGTTTGCCACTGTAA